In Aedes albopictus strain Foshan chromosome 3, AalbF5, whole genome shotgun sequence, the genomic window AATGAATATAGTAAGTTAAATCAGTGCCGTATGTGGATATTACTGTCCACTCGACTGGCCGCTATTTTCATCCGGAATCATTGCATACACTTGCTGAGCACCGACTGGGGGAACGATTTGAGGAAGCGGTAATGGGATGGGGTTCGGGATGGAATTGATTTGTGTCGGATTCCAAGCTGGAACCTCCGGTGATTCTTGCGGTTGCACCAGCAGCTGATTTTTCTTTTCGTGAATATTCTTCTCGTGAGTTTTCATGCTCCACTTGTTGTTAAACCTGGAAATAAAAGTTATTCTATTGTTGTACATTAGTCTAACAAATTTCCGCTAATACCAACCTCTTTCCACAATATTTGCACTTATGCGGAAATTCTCCAGTGTGAATAATCGAGTGTTGGGTGAGATACCACTTCATGGTGAATCCTTTGCCACAAACTTGACAAATGAATGATTTTGTGTCAATGTTGTGTCGTTTCTGGTGGTACTTCAGGACTCCAATCGAACCTTGGATCACTTTTCCACAGATATTGCAAGGATGAGCCCCTACTCCGCCCGGCTTGTGGAACTTCTTCATGTGTTTGCTCAGATTGTACCTGCTGGAAAATGCGACTTCGCATTTTTCCACCGAACATATATAAGGTTTGATTCCTGAGGATTAAATTTAAATGTTTAAATACTGATGCTCCGTAACGaagtaaaaatatttacccaaatgTTTATTTCTATGGCCTTCCACTGACTCTGGGCGTATATATTCTCCACACAAGTCACACAACTGTCGTTTGACAGTGGGAATCTGTTTAACTTTCTCCTTTTTCTCTTTTTTAATAGAGAGCCGCTTTGTATGCTGATAAGGAGCTAAATCATCATCTTGATTGGGATCGTAGTCTTCATCGATTTTATAATCTTCATCTACTTCCGAATCATCGGCTTCTTCAACGTCCGCATCTGAATCATCTATTTCCAACTTTGGATTGGACACGATTGCTGTTACAGCTTCGCGTGGTGTGTCTTCGGCTGGAACAGTAACGTCAACTGAAACAGCAGGAGCTTCAGTTTCAGTGATGACGCATTCCGGTTTAATCATTGGTTCACTAATATCTCCATCCTCTGCACCACTGTTGTTGTCATTGTCATCGAGGTACTCCTCTTCGTACTCAGTTTTTTGTGGTTTTGTATGTTCATCGTAGAGCGAGTCAATCTGCTGGCGATGAAGCAGTATGGCTTGCTTACATTTTTTGAACAATTCAATGGATTCTTGATCGTCCCAGCCGCTGCTTTCCATGTGAACTCTCTTACATTTGAGCAAATTCTTAGCTTTGATgatagcatttttgaactcgaaaAACATATCCAACAGACTCTGGCAGTTGATGCAAATGAATGGGTAAGCATCATGCGGAATGACACGAATTTGGAAAGCAACGCGGGCTTTCTTCTTGTGATGACCCATGATTATATCGAGATTTTCACGTGCAACTCGGCGCAAACAAATGCGACATTGTGGAGTTTTATCTTCACCAATCGGTAATTCAATAGGGCATGCTTTGGTGAGCATTTCCACTCGATCTGACTCTTTGATGAAGGCCAGGTCAAGGTCCTCTGGCTCGACTTGAGTGGAACGATGTTTCTTGATTATGACTACGGGCTTCGATAGGACTTCTGGTGAATCATGCCTAAAAACATAAAAATCAAATTGTTTTGACATTGGAGCAAAACCATGACAAAAACATATCTAAATTTACAAGTTATTcttgtataccgcatttagttcaccactggactgcgcactgaatcttcataagtgcgaaaacgttaataaaactgcgcgattgcatcaaatcaaatttatgtcttcggcgcactaattcttcgatttatgctgaataagtgctctgaagacaccgagtcgattggatgcaatcgcgcacttttatttgcgttttcgcactcttgaaaactagtgcgatagtccagtggtgaactaaatgcgctataatacAATTCAGAACAGAACACTATCAGAAACTTTACTTTTGATACTAGTTTTGGTCCACTATAGTATAGCTAATCAGCTTGCGGATTTCTATAACCTTTACACACCGCTTTGAGGTTTCAACGTAGAATATGAAAGAAAAACAATTATATCTTTATTATATTGATTTTAAGCCTCAAGTTAAACTATAAAAAAACAGAGAGAGGAATTCTTTGGCGTAGGGGAGGAGACGAGTTTAAAGTTTCATGTACGGAGTTGTTAAAAAAAAAGGGTCCAACAGAGAGGGATATTCCAATTTGATAATTACCAATTCATAAGCGACCCCTGAATCTAATTTCAACCATTtcacaacaataatgacaatgtcgcaacctgcatttgggGCGAAAACCCACCCATTGTGATTAACCTGTTACCAATTGCGTTAAAGAGTAGGTAATCGCTGCACCCTTTTTTTTGCTAGTTATGTGCCTTTTTTGTTCGACAACTctctcacggagacaaatttcgttcgtttgaaacaaaaatattcatgtttattcggtaaactgatatagttatttatgtgacgagttgcaaaaagttgattttttcagcacgagtcgtacatttatccaacgaggcttgccgagttggataaatacgaagagtgctgaaaaaatcgagttttgcaacgagtggcatacaaaattttatgcaattcagtatcgtaATATCCATTTTATAGAacacattttggtatcataatgaccattttttcctaactgattcattatgcaactgaaatgagttgcataatgaaaaatagttgcataatgttcattatgcaactcatttgagttgcattatgaacattatgcaacccaaatgagttctataatgaaaaaaatcattgcataaaaatatttaaaacttaaatattcatttttaaaacaaactcaattacatattgatttctacaatacccattgaagagcccctcgTTCCGCATTCGAgaacatcccaagaaacagaagtagttgaacaacagtttcttaagctgaagtttacttaagagtggtttgttccactcttattcagcaagaatgtttgttgggataaacaaaactctcaagttccagctgcatcaccaaacaagatttcctcttgcaaaaaaggcaagtttcaccaaaaatttccacgaaatcccattgatttcgggagtgtaaagggtgatacggtcaaaatttggtcacacaatttgtttcctaacttgagactgcgtacactaaaacagctgatttttggaccagtaatggtacattatatgtagcttgtaccataaaattttcatcaaaatcggtttagtatttgtggagatattgtgaatcctgaaaactgcaattttaaaattttgtacaaagaggattaaaatataagaacacatttttactcttttatttatagagccagaaatactgaaccaatttcaataaaaaaattactgtatgtaaagtatacatatcaaaatgttgtgtaaaaatttaattcaatttgattcagccgttacaaagttatgttTGTTtagatggtcaaattttgtcaaattttgtcaagtcaagtcaaattttgctcaaacaatttttttgcgtacaccaaaacagctgatttttggatcagtaatggtacattatatgtagcttgtaccataaaattttcatcaaaatgggtctagtatttgcggagatattgttgaaccctgagatctgcaattttaaaattttgtgcacaaataagaacacattttttctgttttatttatagagccagagatacttaaccgatttcaatgaaattttttctgtatgtaaagtatgcatatcaaaatgttgtgtaaaaatttcattcaatttgatccagccgttacaaagttatatttgcttaagtggcaccctgtcagtttttttcatattcaaactgctacaactttgaaagtattcatacaaaatggctcaaaattttactaagaacatattttcataatagtattatactgtaaaattttgataaaaatcggagcagtattggtagttctataatcaaaattgtgctttactgaccttaaatttccgaaa contains:
- the LOC109407527 gene encoding zinc finger protein ZIPIC, which gives rise to METRWLSKGTFPGPAFVAVTVKEELPDAVDESDEYRHSETPTPRKEPKASSRKLSKTTSNTNTHDSPEVLSKPVVIIKKHRSTQVEPEDLDLAFIKESDRVEMLTKACPIELPIGEDKTPQCRICLRRVARENLDIIMGHHKKKARVAFQIRVIPHDAYPFICINCQSLLDMFFEFKNAIIKAKNLLKCKRVHMESSGWDDQESIELFKKCKQAILLHRQQIDSLYDEHTKPQKTEYEEEYLDDNDNNSGAEDGDISEPMIKPECVITETEAPAVSVDVTVPAEDTPREAVTAIVSNPKLEIDDSDADVEEADDSEVDEDYKIDEDYDPNQDDDLAPYQHTKRLSIKKEKKEKVKQIPTVKRQLCDLCGEYIRPESVEGHRNKHLGIKPYICSVEKCEVAFSSRYNLSKHMKKFHKPGGVGAHPCNICGKVIQGSIGVLKYHQKRHNIDTKSFICQVCGKGFTMKWYLTQHSIIHTGEFPHKCKYCGKRFNNKWSMKTHEKNIHEKKNQLLVQPQESPEVPAWNPTQINSIPNPIPLPLPQIVPPVGAQQVYAMIPDENSGQSSGQ